The DNA region TAATTCCTCCTATATCTATCTTGAGACTTTCTCGTAAATATGAGAGAGTCTCTTTTTTTCATAATTTCTATAAAAAAAGACAACTTCAAGTTTCCCCAAAGTCATCTATTTCATTTAAAAATTATTCTCCAAAATAAGCTATCGCTTCAATTTCTACAAAAACCCCTTTTGGTAATTTATCCACCGCAAAAGCTGATCTTGCTGGATATGGTTCAGTAAAATATTCTGCATAAATATTGTTTACTGCTGTAAAATCATTGATGTTGTCAAGCAAAACTGTTGTTTTTATTACATTTTTTGTTGTTAATCCATTGTTTTCCAAGATTGCCTTTAAGTTTTCGAGAACTTGTCTTGTCTGCTCTTCTACAGTAACAGCTTCAATTTGCTGATTTTCAGGATTTATTGCGATTTGCCCTGAGATGTACAAAAAGTCGCCTGCTTTTCTGAATGCTGAATATGGCCCGACTGCTTCTGGTATTTTTTTCATTTTTCCTCCTAATTTTTCATATTTTTTTAAATTTTACAATTTTATTCTATCATATTTTTTCAATATCAAAAAGAATTTTCTTTCACTTTGAATTACTATTCCAAAAATCGTTATTCTGGCGAATATCCAAAGTTTATAATGTATCGCCAGCTTTCTCCCGGCACTTTTGCAAATCCAAAATAAAGAGGTATCGCCAATGTTTTGGCACCTATTCCAAACTTATAGCTTTCCTTTTCATCATGTCCAAACTTGTAACTCTTGTTGGAAATATTGGCTCTGGAATAAGTTGTATCAAGATACAGGAATTTTGATAA from Leptotrichia trevisanii DSM 22070 includes:
- a CDS encoding Rid family detoxifying hydrolase, which translates into the protein MKKIPEAVGPYSAFRKAGDFLYISGQIAINPENQQIEAVTVEEQTRQVLENLKAILENNGLTTKNVIKTTVLLDNINDFTAVNNIYAEYFTEPYPARSAFAVDKLPKGVFVEIEAIAYFGE